A stretch of Perognathus longimembris pacificus isolate PPM17 chromosome 1, ASM2315922v1, whole genome shotgun sequence DNA encodes these proteins:
- the Tmem225b gene encoding transmembrane protein 225B, whose protein sequence is MGLPVMLSLENKDRKGFTWAIAPILTTLGYLHILLVSVFPFWVRLVNVETQEVFFSGLFENCFHIKCWKPRPLSIYILLGRVFLLSAVVLAFVTTFLMVSTASEFLLRTRKHNVLSAFVSFCTGASAFLALLMHALEIRDLRTKPSPTQFSVQWPYYVLACGVLLFLVAGALCLSEEISCRSCHLLPISQHTEHAQGTLHLEKLENLGGDLNTIKKETLRKEETVI, encoded by the exons ATGGGACTGCCA GTGATGCTCAGCTTGGAGAACAAGGACAGGAAGGGATTCACCTGGGCCATTGCCCCGATCTTGACTACGCTGGGCTACCTACACATACTGctggtctctgtctttcccttctgGGTGCGGCTTGTGAATGTGGAGACCCAGGAAGTGTTTTTCAGTGGCCTGTTTGAGAACTGCTTCCATATCAAATGCTGGAAACCCCGACCCCTATCTA TTTACATCCTCCTTGGCCGGGTCTTCCTGCTCTCTGCAGTTGTCTTGGCTTTCGTCACCACCTTCCTCATGGTCTCCACCGCCTCCGAGTTCCTCCTGAGGACCCGGAAGCACAACGTCCTGTCAGCCTTCGTCAGCTTCTGCACAG GGGCCTCTGCCTTCCTGGCCTTGTTGATGCATGCCCTGGAGATCCGGGATCTGAGGACGAAGCCCAGCCCCACGCAGTTCTCTGTGCAATGGCCGTACTACGTCTTGGCCTGTGGTGTTTTGCTGTTCCTAGTGGCTG GTGCCCTCTGCCTCTCTGAAGAAATAAGCTGCCGTAGCTGCCATTTGTTGCCCATTTCCCAGCACACTGAGCATGCTCAGGGGACTCTACACCTGGAGAAGCTGGAGAATTTGGGAGGGGACCTGAATACCATAAAAAAGGAGACACTCCGGAAGGAAGAAACAGTTATCTAG